A single region of the Streptomyces virginiae genome encodes:
- a CDS encoding polysaccharide deacetylase family protein, which translates to MKHARRLVAGTLAAGALALSLTGCGDSADPTERLAAKTAQPTAGTDGATPSTASQSPSPAPGGASDAAYKKWGLTAPLQYAPKPAQKPQIPKTGPGKVPVIDRIPVPADDKVVFLTFDDGAEKDPEFLKMAADLKLPISMFLTDSVASADYGHFEKIRDNGSASTINNHTLTHPNLRTLSFEGQKKEICGQQERLEKRFGKRPPLFRPPFGNYNDDTLRAASECGVSSLVLWRVSMQINNFQYAEGSALKPGDIILAHFRGPGELKGTTETQMTTRMLQRIQEQGYRIGRLEDYL; encoded by the coding sequence GTGAAGCACGCGCGCCGGTTGGTAGCCGGAACGCTGGCGGCCGGCGCGCTCGCGCTGTCCCTGACGGGGTGCGGGGACAGCGCGGACCCCACCGAACGACTGGCCGCCAAGACGGCGCAGCCGACGGCCGGGACGGACGGCGCCACGCCGTCGACGGCGTCGCAGTCGCCGTCGCCGGCGCCGGGGGGCGCGTCCGACGCGGCGTACAAGAAGTGGGGCCTGACGGCCCCCCTCCAGTACGCGCCCAAGCCGGCCCAGAAACCGCAGATCCCGAAGACCGGGCCGGGCAAGGTCCCCGTGATCGACCGAATACCCGTCCCGGCCGACGACAAGGTCGTCTTCCTGACCTTCGACGACGGCGCGGAGAAGGACCCCGAGTTCCTGAAGATGGCGGCCGACCTCAAGCTGCCGATCAGCATGTTCCTCACGGACAGCGTGGCCTCGGCGGACTACGGACACTTCGAGAAGATCCGCGACAACGGCTCCGCGAGCACGATAAACAACCACACGCTGACGCACCCGAATCTGCGCACCCTCTCCTTCGAGGGCCAGAAGAAGGAGATATGCGGCCAGCAGGAACGCCTGGAGAAGCGCTTCGGCAAGCGCCCACCGCTTTTCCGCCCGCCCTTCGGCAACTACAACGACGACACCCTCCGGGCGGCCTCGGAGTGCGGAGTCTCGTCCCTGGTGCTGTGGCGGGTCTCGATGCAGATCAACAACTTCCAGTACGCCGAGGGCTCCGCCCTCAAGCCGGGCGACATCATCCTGGCCCACTTCCGCGGCCCCGGTGAGCTCAAGGGCACGACGGAAACCCAGATGACGACGCGCATGCTCCAGCGCATCCAGGAACAGGGCTACCGGATCGGTCGGCTGGAGGACTACTTGTAG
- a CDS encoding XRE family transcriptional regulator yields MTEVQLAEACRVDAKTVGRWITEPNRVPHARHRWAACEALGEEEAALWPNAVRSALSTGPDREIVQVFPYRSAAPASLWKSLVTKAHRELVFAGYTNYFLWLEQANLAGALRRKAQGGCRVRFLIGDPSSPVTAAREAEEGVPLTLSTRIAVTLSELEKLRDVSGIEGRFETGHVNLSVFRFDDEMIVTPILARRVGHDSPMMHLRRRQADGMFDRFAAHVEELWSRGRDIREEGRDGPA; encoded by the coding sequence ATGACCGAAGTGCAGCTCGCAGAAGCCTGTCGGGTCGACGCGAAGACAGTCGGTCGCTGGATCACCGAGCCGAACCGAGTGCCCCATGCGCGGCACCGATGGGCAGCCTGCGAGGCATTAGGCGAGGAGGAGGCAGCCTTGTGGCCCAACGCAGTCCGGTCGGCCCTCAGCACGGGGCCGGACAGAGAAATAGTTCAGGTCTTTCCCTATCGATCGGCCGCGCCGGCGAGCCTGTGGAAGTCCCTCGTGACAAAAGCTCATCGCGAGCTGGTGTTCGCCGGGTACACGAACTACTTCCTTTGGCTGGAGCAGGCAAACCTGGCAGGCGCCCTGCGCCGCAAGGCCCAGGGCGGATGCCGAGTGCGGTTCCTGATCGGTGACCCGAGCAGTCCCGTAACGGCAGCACGAGAGGCCGAGGAAGGCGTACCGCTGACCCTTTCCACGCGCATCGCCGTGACCCTGAGCGAGCTGGAGAAGCTACGCGACGTCAGTGGTATTGAGGGCCGGTTCGAAACCGGGCACGTCAACCTTTCCGTCTTCCGGTTCGACGACGAGATGATCGTTACTCCCATCCTTGCCCGCAGGGTCGGCCACGATTCACCGATGATGCACCTGCGGCGCAGACAGGCGGATGGAATGTTCGACCGGTTTGCCGCTCATGTGGAAGAGCTGTGGAGCCGTGGACGTGACATCCGGGAGGAGGGTCGTGATGGCCCGGCGTGA
- a CDS encoding UTRA domain-containing protein — MLDLPSRPPHRRKPPDVRRVVRSRVVHPRSDRGPPDGAQHPQTHQRLASGWRPRRALTSRSGFMTGQDISGRSFRPLRRRGIQRLAQEQWGSGRSVWSTDTEDRELVVDQIEVREEDANGRVCDLLGVAAGTRVWARSRRFVLDGKPVLFAMSYLPSDVVADSAITQVDTGPGGAYARLAELGHAPVHFREEIRSRMPSADEAERLSLSMGTPVIHVVRTAFAEGGRVVEVNEMTLDSASYVLEYDFDA; from the coding sequence ATTCTCGATCTGCCTTCTCGCCCACCCCACCGGCGGAAGCCTCCGGACGTCCGACGAGTCGTTCGAAGTCGCGTGGTTCACCCCCGAAGCGACCGAGGACCTCCCGATGGTGCCCAGCATCCGCAAACGCATCAACGACTGGCGAGCGGCTGGCGGCCCCGTCGTGCGCTGACCTCAAGGAGTGGTTTCATGACCGGCCAGGACATCTCCGGCCGATCGTTCAGGCCCCTGCGGCGGCGCGGTATTCAGCGGCTGGCGCAGGAGCAGTGGGGATCGGGCCGTTCCGTCTGGTCCACCGATACCGAGGATCGAGAGCTGGTCGTCGATCAGATCGAGGTACGTGAGGAAGATGCGAACGGGCGCGTCTGCGACCTGCTCGGCGTTGCGGCGGGGACTCGGGTGTGGGCGCGCAGCCGCCGCTTCGTGCTCGATGGCAAGCCCGTGCTGTTCGCGATGTCGTACCTGCCGTCGGATGTCGTCGCGGACTCGGCCATCACGCAGGTCGACACCGGCCCCGGTGGGGCGTACGCGCGGCTGGCCGAACTGGGGCATGCGCCGGTGCATTTCCGGGAGGAGATCCGGTCCCGGATGCCTTCGGCAGACGAGGCCGAGCGGCTCTCGCTCTCCATGGGCACACCCGTCATCCACGTCGTCCGCACCGCGTTCGCCGAAGGTGGGCGGGTCGTCGAGGTCAACGAGATGACGCTGGACTCCGCCTCCTACGTGCTGGAGTACGACTTCGACGCCTAG